The following DNA comes from Amycolatopsis albispora.
GCACGGCGTCAGTCTCGCGTGAGCCCGTCGCCGACCTGGCCGAGCCTGCGGTCACCGAGTTCGGCATGCAGGCCGTCGAGCAGCAGCCGCAGCAGTTCCGCGAGTTCGGCCTGCTGGCTCTCGCTCAACCTGGCCACCAGTTCGGACTCGCGGTCAAGCACCCGGTCGACCAGCCGCTCGACCAGCGCGTGCCCGGCGGCGGTGAGTTCGACGTCGACCTTGCGGGACCCGTCCGCGCGGGTGGTGCGGGTGACCAGGCCGTCCCGCTCGGCGCGGGCGACGCGCTGCGAGATGGCACCGGCGGAAACCAGCGTCGCGTCCGCGAGTTCCCTGGTGGTCAGGCGGTACGGCTCGCCGCTGCGGCGCAGGACCGAGAGCAGGTCGAGGATCGCGGCGTCGGCGCCCGCGGCGGCCAGCGTGCGCGTGCGGTCCTCGCCAAGCAGCTTCGCCGCGTGCCAGATCCGGGTGACGATGCCGATGGAGGCCACGTTGGTGCCCGGCCGCTCGGTGGTCCAGGCCAAGGCGATCGCGTCCACGGGGTCGTTCGGGTCGAGTGCCACACCAGTCCTCGTTTAGGTCTAAATCTTCTGCTACGTTTAGGCCTGAACATGCTAACCCGACCGAGGGGAGAACCTCGTGAGCAGGACTGTTTTGGTGACCGGCGGCGGGACCGGGATCGGCAAGGCGATCGCGGCGGCGTTCGCCGGGCGCGGCGACGGCGTGGTCATCACCGGGCGGCGGCAGGAAGTGCTCGACAAGGCGGCCGCCGATCTCGGCGGTGCGGTGCGCACCGCCTGCTTCGACGCCGCCGATCCCGCGCAGGTGGAAGCGTTTGCGGCCACGCTGGGCGAGGTCGACGTGCTGGTCAACAACGCCGGCGGGAACACCGATTTCGATCGCGGCGAGCCCGGCGGCCTAGCCGCGGTCGCCGAGAACTGGCGGGCGAACCTCGAAGCGAACGTGCTGACCGCGGTGCTGATGACCACCGCCTGCCTCGGCAAGCTGCGGCCGGGCGGGTCGATCGTCACCATCGGCTCGATCGCCGCGGACAAGGGCGCTGGTTCCTACGGCGCCGCGAAGGCCGCGATCGCTTCGTGGAACATCGACCTGGCCAGGACGGTCGGACGGCGGGGCCTGACCGCGAACGTGGTGGCGCCCGGCTACATCGCCGACACCGAGTTCTTCCGGGACAAGCTGACCGACGAGCGCCGGTCTTCGCTGATCGACGCCGCGATGACCGGCCGGGCCGGTGCGCCCGAGGACATCGCCGAGACGGTGACTTTCCTCGCCTCGCCGGGTGCCCGGCAGCTCACCGGCCAGGTCATCCCGGTCAACGGCGGGGAGTGCACCACCCGCTGAGGTCAGGCCGAGCGCAACGCGGTTCCCAGTGCGCGCAGGCGTTCGCGGATCTCGGTGTCGGCTTCGACCCGTGAATCCGGGGCCAGCGCGCAGATCGCGGCGAGGTACTGGGTGAGCACTTCGGCGCTGTCGGTGCTGAGCAGGACCACGCAGCCCTCCGGGCCGTCATCGCGGATCCCGCCCGGAATCGGCGAAAAAAGCTTGGCACGCAACGAATCCGCGGACATCGGCACATGCATCGTCGCGCTGTGGCGGTACACCGCGCCCGACAGCGAGCGCGAGACGTAGTCGGCCGGGCTTTCCGCGGGCAACTCGCGCGGGGTGAACCGGTGCCGGGTGGACGTGGGCGCGTCGATGCGATCGACGCGGAAGACCCGCCAATCCTCCCGGTGCACGTCAAAACCGAGCAGGTACCAGCGGCGTTCCAGCGTGACCATGCTGTGTGGCTCGACGCGCCGCTCACTCGGCTCGCCTGCCCGGTTGCGGTAGCCGAAGGTGACCGTTTCCCGCTCGGTGCAACAGGATGCGAGCGTGGCGAGGACCAGCGGGTCGGCTCCGGCCGGCGCGTGTGGTGAGGCCGCTTCGGCGAGCGCGGCCAGCCGGGGCCGCAGGCGCGCGGGCAGCATCCGCCGCACCTTCGCCAGCGCTCGCACCGAGCTGCTGTCGAGGTCGGCGATGCTGCCACCACCGCGCGTCACCAGCCCGGCGGCGACCGCGATCGCCTCGTCGTCGTCGAGCTGCAGCAGCGGCATGCGCTGCCCGGCGCCGAGCCGGTAGCCGCCCGCGGTCCCGGTGGTCGCTTCGACCTCGTAACCGAGCTGCCGCAGGCGTTCGACGTCGCGGCGCACGGTCCGCGTGGTCACGCCGAGCTTCGCGGCGAGGTCGGCACCCGGCCACTCGGGGCGTCCTTGCAGTAATGACAGCAACCGCAGCAGCCGGGTCGACATGTCCTGGCGTGTCATTCCGCTCACCCGTCACGTTGAGGACTTCTGGTGTCCGCAACGGATCCTACGGTGGCGGGCATGATCGAGAACAACAACGGATTCCAGCTGCTCGCCGCACACCGGCCCGAGGTGACTTTCGCGGTGTCGAACAGCGAAGACGTCCGCGACGCCGTGCGGTCGGCCACCGGGCCGGTGGCCGTGCAGGCGACCGGGCACGGGCTCACCCGGCCGCTCGACGGCACCGGGGTGCTGATCGACACCAGCGGAATGCGGGCGGTCGAGGTGAACGCGGACGGGCGCACGGCATGGGTCGAAGCGGGCGCGCGCTGGTGGGACGTGATCGACGCGGCCGCCCCGCACGGGCTCGCGCCGCTTTCGGGCAGCTTGCCCGGGGTCGGTGCCGTCTCGTACACGCTCGGCGGCGGGGTCGGCGTGCTGGCGCGGCGCTACGGATTCGCCGCCGACCACGTCCGCCGCATCGACCTCGTCACCGCCGGCGGACGCCTTCGCCAGGTGACTCCGGACGGTGAGCCCGGCCTGTTCTGGGCGCTGCGTGGTGGTGGCGGCAACTTCGGCGTGGTCACCGGCATGGAGATCGGGCTGGTGCCGGTCACCAGGCTTTACGGCGGCACGCTCACCTTCGACCTCGCGCGGACGCCGGAACTGCTGGAAGCCTGGTACCGGTGGACGGCGGACGTGCCGGACGAGCTGACCTCGGCGGTGTCGGCGCTGGCTTTCCCCGACGAGCCGTGGGCGCCCGAGCCGGTGCGCGGTCGTCACGTCGGCAAGGTCCAGATCGCCTTCCTCGGGTCGCAAAAGGACGGTGACGACCTGCTGGAACCGTTGCGCGCACTGGGTCCGCTGGCCGACGAGGTGCGGGAGATCCCGTTCGCCCAGTCCGAAGTGGTCTTCGGAGAGCCCGACCAGCCGCACGCCTACCGGGGCGACAACCTGCTGCTGCGCGACCTGGATCCGGCCAAGCTTTCCGCGCTGGTCAAGGAAACCGGGTCCGGTGCCCCGGCGATGTGCGTGGTCGGCCTGCGACACCTCGGCGGTGCGTTGTCGCGGTCGCCGGAGATCCCGAACGCGGTCGGCCACCGCGACGCCGGTTACCTGCTGGGCGTGCTTTCACCGACCAGCACCGAGGAACTGCCCGCGGTGCGGGCGATGCACGATCAGCTGCTGGAACCCTGGTCGGCGCACGCGATGGGCCGTTCGCTCAATTTCCTGTTCGACATCGGGGAGGTCGATGACGCGAAGATCCGCTCGGCGTTCGCTCCGGCGGACTACCGGAGGCTGTGCGAGATCAAGGCGGAAGTCGATCCGAAGGGCTTGTTCCGGGCCGGCTTCCCGATTCCGCCGGGCTGACCAGTCCCCGGCGGTCTGCCGGAATTTTTCCTTGACCGGCGGGGTTGGGGGAGGCAGACCGGCAGCTGCCGGTCCCGGACAGGCGAGGAAGGTTTCCATGACGGGCAAGGATGTCTCCGGTGTTGCCGCGAAGGCCGCCGAACTGCTCCGGCTGCACCGCGAGCCGGAACTGCTGCGGGTGGTCAACGTCTGGGACGTGATCAGCGCGAAGGTGGTCGCCGGGGTCGAGGGCACGACCGCGCTCGCGACGGCCAGCCACTCGATCGCCGCCTCGCGCGGGTACGAGGACGGGGAGAACATCCCGGTCGGCGAAATGATCGACGAGGTGGCACGCATCGTCGCCGCCACCGAGCTGCCGGTGACCGCCGATCTCGAAGGCGGGTACGGCAACGCGGCCGAGACGGTCCGCCGCGCGATCGGTGTGGGTGCGGTCGGCGCCAACATCGAGGACCAGCTCAAGCCGCTCGCCGAGGCGGCCGCTCAGGTCGAGGCGATCATGAAGGCCGCCGACGCGGAAGGCGTGCCCGATTTTGTGCTGAACGCCCGGACCGACGCGTTCCTGAAAGCCGGTGACCGCGACCCGGCCGATGTGCTCGCGGACGCGGTCGAGCGCGGAAAGGCGTTCCTCGACGCGGGCGCGCCCGTGGTTTTTGTGCCGGGTGTGCTTTCGGAGGGGCAGATTTCCACCTTGAGCGAGGCTTTCGGTCCGCAGCGGCTGACCGTCATCGGCCTGCCGGGATTGCCGTCGCACGAACGCCTCGCCGAACTCGGCGTCGCGCGCATTTCCTACGGTCCGCTTTCCCAGCGGGTCGCGCTGACCGCGCTCGCCGAACTCACCGAATCCGTCCGGGAGGGTGGCGGCATTCCGGCCGGAACTCGTGCACTGAACTGAAAAATAGCGCATTTCCTGGCGGAATTTCCTCCGGATCGGCGGTCGCGCCGGACGGCCCGGCTCGGCGCGGTGAAGGTGCCGGGCCGAGCCGGCCCGGTCACGCGGACCGAGTGAAGGGGAATCCGATGACTGATCTGGTTCTCGCCCAAGCCGCCGTCGACATCAACCCGGGCCTGGCGGCCATCGGCTACGGACTGGCCGCCGTCGGCTCGCGCTGATCGGCATCGTGATGTACTTCCTGGCCTCACTCTGACGGCCGGGCCCGGGTGCGGTGCCCTCGCCGTGCCCGGG
Coding sequences within:
- a CDS encoding MarR family winged helix-turn-helix transcriptional regulator; the protein is MALDPNDPVDAIALAWTTERPGTNVASIGIVTRIWHAAKLLGEDRTRTLAAAGADAAILDLLSVLRRSGEPYRLTTRELADATLVSAGAISQRVARAERDGLVTRTTRADGSRKVDVELTAAGHALVERLVDRVLDRESELVARLSESQQAELAELLRLLLDGLHAELGDRRLGQVGDGLTRD
- a CDS encoding SDR family NAD(P)-dependent oxidoreductase yields the protein MSRTVLVTGGGTGIGKAIAAAFAGRGDGVVITGRRQEVLDKAAADLGGAVRTACFDAADPAQVEAFAATLGEVDVLVNNAGGNTDFDRGEPGGLAAVAENWRANLEANVLTAVLMTTACLGKLRPGGSIVTIGSIAADKGAGSYGAAKAAIASWNIDLARTVGRRGLTANVVAPGYIADTEFFRDKLTDERRSSLIDAAMTGRAGAPEDIAETVTFLASPGARQLTGQVIPVNGGECTTR
- a CDS encoding helix-turn-helix transcriptional regulator, coding for MTRQDMSTRLLRLLSLLQGRPEWPGADLAAKLGVTTRTVRRDVERLRQLGYEVEATTGTAGGYRLGAGQRMPLLQLDDDEAIAVAAGLVTRGGGSIADLDSSSVRALAKVRRMLPARLRPRLAALAEAASPHAPAGADPLVLATLASCCTERETVTFGYRNRAGEPSERRVEPHSMVTLERRWYLLGFDVHREDWRVFRVDRIDAPTSTRHRFTPRELPAESPADYVSRSLSGAVYRHSATMHVPMSADSLRAKLFSPIPGGIRDDGPEGCVVLLSTDSAEVLTQYLAAICALAPDSRVEADTEIRERLRALGTALRSA
- a CDS encoding FAD-binding oxidoreductase — its product is MIENNNGFQLLAAHRPEVTFAVSNSEDVRDAVRSATGPVAVQATGHGLTRPLDGTGVLIDTSGMRAVEVNADGRTAWVEAGARWWDVIDAAAPHGLAPLSGSLPGVGAVSYTLGGGVGVLARRYGFAADHVRRIDLVTAGGRLRQVTPDGEPGLFWALRGGGGNFGVVTGMEIGLVPVTRLYGGTLTFDLARTPELLEAWYRWTADVPDELTSAVSALAFPDEPWAPEPVRGRHVGKVQIAFLGSQKDGDDLLEPLRALGPLADEVREIPFAQSEVVFGEPDQPHAYRGDNLLLRDLDPAKLSALVKETGSGAPAMCVVGLRHLGGALSRSPEIPNAVGHRDAGYLLGVLSPTSTEELPAVRAMHDQLLEPWSAHAMGRSLNFLFDIGEVDDAKIRSAFAPADYRRLCEIKAEVDPKGLFRAGFPIPPG
- a CDS encoding isocitrate lyase/PEP mutase family protein; protein product: MTGKDVSGVAAKAAELLRLHREPELLRVVNVWDVISAKVVAGVEGTTALATASHSIAASRGYEDGENIPVGEMIDEVARIVAATELPVTADLEGGYGNAAETVRRAIGVGAVGANIEDQLKPLAEAAAQVEAIMKAADAEGVPDFVLNARTDAFLKAGDRDPADVLADAVERGKAFLDAGAPVVFVPGVLSEGQISTLSEAFGPQRLTVIGLPGLPSHERLAELGVARISYGPLSQRVALTALAELTESVREGGGIPAGTRALN